TCACAATGAACGGCCCGATGTTTGACGTTTCTCAGGGCAGCGCAGTTATTAATGTAAAGAGCGCAAAAAAATTCCTTCGGCAAATGGCGCTGATGGGCTTGAATATGCTCATGTTTTACTGTGAGGACAGCTTTGACGTCAAGAATCAGCCCTATTTCGGATATATGCGCGCGCGCTATTCGGAAGCCGACATACGCGAATGCGACGAATACGCCGATATGCTCGGCATCGAGCTTATCCCCTGTATACAGACGCTCGCTCATCTCGTCGACGTTTTAAAGTGGTATGAGGTTTATTCCTCCATAAGAGAAGACGACGAGTGCCTTTTCGTAGGAGAAGAAGAAACATATAAATTCATCACAGATGTAATAAAATCGGCCACCGCTCCGTTTAAAACAAAGCGTGTTCATATCGGCATGGACGAGGCATGGAAGCTGGGAAGAGGCTCGTATCTTTCAAAGCACGGATATACTCCTATTACGGAAATAATGAAAATCCACCTCAACCGCGTCATGGAGATCGTCCGCTCGCTCGGACTAAAGCCGATGATGTGGAGCGATATGTTCTTCCGCAGCATAGGCAACGGCGATTATTATCAGCCCGACGTTGAAATCCCGCAGAGCGTCATTGACAGTGTTCCGCCTGAAATGCAGCTGGTTCTCTGGGATTATTATCACAACGATCCGGATTTCTACGAGAAGTTCTTAATACAGCACAGAAAATTCTCAGAGCCGATTTTCGCCGGCGGAATATGGACATGGATCGGCTTCGGTCCGCACTGGGACAGAACGTTTCGTTCAACGGAAGCCGCGCTTGATACCTGCAAAAAGCTGGGCATAAAGGAAGTATTCGTCACCATCTGGGGAGACAACGGAACGGAAGCCCCCGCAAATGTAAATATGCTCGGTTTGTCTCTTTACGCGGAACACGGATACTGCGACAAGCTCGACATGGAAAAATTCAAGGAAAGATTTGAGTTCTGTACCGGCGCCAAGTATGACGACTTCATGCTTTTGGAGGATCTTGACAATACTCCCGGCGTTTCTTCCACAGCCGAGACTTCATACAACCCGTCCAAATACCTAATGTGGCAGGATATCCTCACAGGTCTTTTCGACAAAAATTCAGAAGGTCTGCCTTTCGACGCACACTATGCCGCTCTTGCGGAAAAGCTCAAGGCCTGCGTCGGCAGAAACGGGTATTTCGACGAGATGTTCCGTTTCTATTATAATGTGGCAAATACCCTCGCTATAAAAGCCGAAATGGGACTTAAAATAACAAAAGCATATAAAGAAAACGACAGGATAACACTCGAAACCCTGGCGGAAAATGAGCTTCCCGAATTAAAACAGCGCATGCTTGCTTTACGTGAAAGCCACTACCGTCTCTGGTTCGACCTTTATAAGGCTCTCGGGTGGGATGTATTTGATATGCGTTACGGTTCTTTGGTAACAAGAATCGATACAGCAGCGCGTGAAATAAAGGATTACCTCGACGGTAAACTTGAAAAACTGGAGGAGCTTGAAGAACAGCGCCTTGATTACAACGGTAATTCCGGAGTAATCTCATACGCTAACTACTTCGGCAGGATCGTCTCCGCTTCAAGAATCGCTCCTTTCTGCTGAGAGCATGGCTTTCTTTGAAAAGAAGCCGAGCAGAAGCTCAATAAAAGCAGCAAACGGCAATTTAATAATCGCATCCTTACTGTCGTACTTTATGATTATTCAGCAGACATTATTTAATTGCCATTTTAATAATAATACAGCACGGAGGATAAAATGTTCAACATCGACAAAGCGTTGATCCCGCGCCCGCAGCAGATGATGTCCTCAGGCGAAAGCGTCGAATTGGCGCGCTTCGCGCAGTCAGACTTCTCTTTTATATGCGATTATCCTGATGACGCTGTTTGCTTGGAAGCTTTCAGGCTTGTTTCGGACGCATTCATCGCAAAAAGCGCAGCCGTGAGCAACCCGGAAGCTGATTATACCATAGTTCTCCGGGTAAACGCCTGCGACAAAAGGCTTTCCGCCATCGAAAAGCCGGAATCGTATGTCATTGACATCACAGGAGAAAAAGCGGAGCTGTGCGGAGCTGATCCGTCCGGACTTTTTTATGCCGCCACGACATTTGTGCGCCTTATTCACGGTGAAGACAGCAGATCCGTGCTTCCTCTTTGCACGATCATCGACTATCCGGATTTTTCAGACAGAGGTCAATTCATAGAAAACCGCTTCGGAAGCGATTTTATGACGAAAGAGGATTGGTTCGCGGCGATAGATTATTTTGCTGAAATGAAGCTGAATCAGATCACGATAGGCGTCTACGGTTGTTGGTGCGTACAGTATGACAATCGCATATCAGAATTTTTATACTTACCAATCAAGAAATATCCTCAGCTTCAAACGCCCCGCGATATAAAATATTATTCAGTGGAACAGCGCAAATGGATTTACAGGCATGATGTTCTTCCCGTCATGTTCACCGATGATTATTTGGGCGAAGTGATCGCATACGCAAAGAAAAAGAACATCATCGTAAAGCCGCTTTTCAACAGTCTGGGTCACAACACGCTTATCCCGAGGCTGATCCCGGAAATATCCGCGCGCAACGAAAACGGAGAGCCGACGGGGCATTATTTCTGTACCTCCGATGAAAACACATACCGCGTTATGTATGATATTTATGACGAAATCATCGACAGATATCTGAAGCCCAACGGCATAACCGCAATTGAAATCGGTCTTGACGAGGTTTATGCCGGATACGGCGAAAGCGAAAAAGACGTATTCACGCAGTTTTCTCCGCGCTGTATGTGTGAAAAATGCCGCGGCAAGGAATTCCCCGATCTGATGATCGAGTATATTATTAAAATATGCAGATATCTCAAATCCAAAGGGATGAAAAGCATATATATTTACCACGATATGCTCATGCATCACTTTGATTGCATAAACGAAAAACTGGCGGAAAGATTCAAGGAAGCGGATATATACGATGTGGTAGTGCTCGACTGGTGGAGCTATTCCGCGACTCCGCATCTGTTCCGCGGCGAGACCGACAAGGTAAACAGCTGCTTCCGCAGTATAATGAAGCCGTTTTCCGGATATTATCACTGGGTTCTGCCTCTCGAATTTCACGACAATATAAACGGCTGCGCAAAGCTCGCCAAGGAGAAGAATTTTGAAGGCATCGAGTCATACGGCTCCTTCGATTATTCGTTCGACCGCAGCTTTTTATACCAATCCGACCTGTCGTGGAATATATCGTCGGCCGAAAATATCTCAGATTTTTATGAAAGATACGCATACCGCTACTATCCTCATGCGTTCGAGGATGCATATAAGGCTCTCGACAATATGCGGGAGATCATGATCGGCGAGGCCGCGCCTAATTATGCCTGGGAGCTTGAATACTATTTATATACATATCCGAATCCGGACAAACCTTATCCCCATCGCTTCCCCGACGAGGCGTTCGCCAAGATATTGGCGGCAAAGGATACCTACTACCATTATTTTGCGAAAACCAAAGCGCTTGCCGCCGAAGCCATATCATTTTTTAAAGGCGAGAAGAAGCAATGTAAGTCGCCAGAAGCGATCAATAACGTCTGGTTGACGACCGCGTTGCATTATTACACGCTCTGCGACGAATTTGAATCGCTTGTTTCGGATGTGGAAGCATTCAATATAGGAAAGCTGAGCGCAAGAGGGCTTATCTTTGAGCTTGACAGGCTTATCACGGCACGCGAGGCTCTTATGAAGCAGGCAGAAAAAACACGTATAAAAGCAAACGGCTATGTGCTTCTGCGCAATATGTCCGTTTATCTGCGCTCGCTCCTCGATATGCGCGCGTATATTGCAAACAGGATTAATTCAGAACTTAAATTTAAGCTGGATCTCACCGATCTCTCCGAGATCCGCTCCGAAGGCTTTGCATTTCTTCAATAAAAACAGGATTTTAAAAAACTCTTTTTAAAAAAAGAAAAATGATTATTATTTTCCGTTATGTACCGGAATAGGTCTTACATTTGGCATAATATTTAACCATTTAGCAATAGGATTAAGTTTAGGCGTTGTTCTTGGTTTATTATTGGACAATAAAAAGAAATAATATATGTAAGAAAGCAGCGCGCTCCGGAGGCTCCGGAGCGCGCTGCTATGTAATTATCAGATTAATTTATTTACCCGGTATATATTTTGCGAGTGCTTTTGCGACAGCAGCCGCAACGATAAAGCAGACTATTGCTTCAACAAGTCCGTTAAGCCCGACAAACCAGGCAAGAAACGGCATAAGTGCCCTTCCTGCGCGGAGCTCTGTCATAAAGCTGGTCGAGCTGAACAGAAGCATGAATGATATTACAAAGAATACTGTGTTAAAAACCGCACACGAAAGAGCGGAAACGGGGAAAGAAAGAATTTTCGCACCCTTACCCTTAAAATTTGAAAACGCCTTGAAGACAAGCCCCGCAAGCCAGCCGCAGAGTATGCGCGGTATCATACATGTTATAAATGTTAAAATCGGGTTTACCGCCAACAGCGCGGCTCCAAACGGACTCATCCCGAAGCATTGAATAAAGCTGGTAAGCCCGAACATCGCGCCGAGGAAAGCGCCGGCACCCGGCCCGAGGATTATCGCGCCGATAGCCACAGGGATGAGCACGGTCGTTATCTCAATTACACCGAACTGGATATACCCCAGTTTGGTAAGACCCAGAATAAAAATAATCGCGGTCAAAATGGCAAGGCGTGCCATTTTTCCTGTGTTGATTTTTTTTACTGATTTCGGATTCGAATTCATAAAAGCACCTCCTGCTAATTTCGTGCGTTATAAGATTGTTGTATTATACCGCATTGCAGTTGATTTGTCAATGATTATTTTCATATTTTATGAATTATTATTCACCGATATTCACAAAGCGTTTTTTATCAGAATACAGGTTTTACCTATGATGCTGCTTTGTGTGTCTCTATGTTTAAGCAAAACCTGATTAATGCAAAGCAAGCCTCAATAATATATCGAATAAATTTAACAGCTTTTTTATTAATATGAATAAAGTCGCAACGCAAGCCGTATAAAACAGTATTAATTTAATTGCATAAAGCGAAGCGGATTATCATGCATTTTATGCATATATTATTGCATATATGCAATGCTTTGCTTTGCAATATTTACGAAATTTGCCGGGCTGGACCGTTCTTCGGCCTTCCCGGCAAATACAGTATAACGTTTGCGTAAATCAATCTGGAATTTCGGCTTATTAATCCGGCAAATAACTCTGGTATATGGGCTTTTCTTTCTTGCAAAACAAGAATTATTAAATTACCGTTTTAATAAGCGTCATTTGTTTTCGTCGCCCGCCGCTCCGCCGTCCTTTACATTGTCGCTGCCGCCATCGTTTTCACATTCCTCGCATTCACATTCGCATTCGCATTCGTCGAATGGAATAAGAACATACTTTTCCTCAAGCTTTTTGGTTATGTGTTTTTCCATACGCTTGTATGCGCAGGCCGAAAGCACGCATACAGTGGCGGCGCCGCCTATTGCAATGAGTATAATTTTCAAAAGCGAAATGGAAAAATCGGATTTGATTTTTACATCCTTGAATTTGTATTTGCCGTTTTTATCATCGGCGGAAAGCCCGATATCGGCTTTGTTCGTTATGACGATTTTTTCAAGCCTTTCAAGCTTATCGAGCACTGTTTTTATTTGGTCTATCATAACTGTGTACCTCATTTCTCATAATATATTCATATACATATTATTATATCATAGCCGTCGAAAAATGTAAACCAAGCCGTAAAAAATTACATTACTGTATTATTGCGTTTTTCCTTCGGCAGTTGTATAATAAGCATATGTATTTTAAATTTCGGAGTATAAATGACTGTAATCGGATGCAATAATCTGTCGCTCTCGTTCGGGTCCGAAACGCTTCTTGAAGACATCACCCTTGCCATAAACGAAGGCGACAAGCTTGCCGTCGTCGGAGTTAACGGCGCGGGAAAAACAACCTTTTTGAAGCTTATATGCGGTGAACTCGAACCGAGCTCCGGCAGTATTTTCATAACCAAGGGAAAAACCATCGGAAAGCTCGATCAGCATTCTGCGCTTGATCCTGACAGCACCGTTTTTGGAGCGATGCTCGCTGTATTTTCATCCCTCACAGACGCGGAGCGCAGGATAAATTCGCTTGAAGCGGAGATGCGATCGGAATGCCATGAAACGGCCCAGCGCGCCGCCGGCGAATACTCACGTTTGTATGAAGAGTATACCCGCTCCGGCGGCCTTGAATACAAAAGCAGAATAAAAAGCACTCTTAATCGTCTGGGTTTCGGAGACGAATTATTCGAGCTTGAAATATCCGGTCTTTCCGGAGGTCAGAAAACGACGCTAGCATTGGCAAGGCTTTTGCTGGAGGCGCCGGATATTCTTGTGCTCGACGAGCCCACGAATCACCTTGACCTGAAAAGCACGGAGTGGCTTGAGGAACATTTAAAAAAGCTCGGATGCACTCTGATCGTCGTCAGTCATGACAGATATTTTCTCGACCGTGTAACAACCCAAACCTTTGAAATAGAAAACAAACACGGAACTTTTTATTCATGCGCGTTTTCGGAATACCGCGAACGCAAGAGAGCAAACCGCGAGATCGCGGAAAAGCAATACAGAAATCAGCAAAAGGAAATCGAAAGGCTCCGCGCTTATATCGAGCAGCAACGCCGTTGGAATCGCGAAAGGAACATAATCGCCGCCGAAAGCAGAGAAAAGGCAATCGACCGTATGATTAAAGTTGAAAAGCCTTCCGCGCTTCCGAGCGAGCTTAGTTTCTCTTTTGCCGAAACGACATCCTCGGGCAATGATGTTCTTATGACCGATGGGCTTTCAATGGGCTTCGGAGACAACCGACTTTTCAACGATGTAGGCTTTGAAGTCAAAAAAGGCGAACGCTTTTTCATAATAGGAAGCAACGGATGCGGCAAATCCACGCTTCTTAAAATACTCACGGGAACATACATTCCGCTCGGCGGACGTTTTGAATTCGGATACAACTGCCGTATCGGTTACTATGACCAGGAATCACAGGGACTCGACGACGGAAACACCGTCTTCGGAGAGCTATGGGACGGAACCGATATGAAAGAAAGCGAAGCCAGAGCGCTTTTGGCAATGTTCATGTTCCGCGGCGATGATGTTTTCAAAGAAGTAAAAGTCCTGTCCGGCGGAGAGCGGGCGAGACTTACGCTCGCAAAGCTCATGCAGAGGAAGGTCAATGTTCTGATTTTAGACGAACCGACCAATCACCTTGATATAAATTCTCGAGAAGCTCTTGAAAGCGCGCTTGGCAAGTTTGACGGAACGGTTATCGCCGTGAGCCATGACAGGTATTTTATAAACCGCCTTGCCACGCATATACTTGAAATTATTCCCGAAACGCACTCCGCAATAGATTTTATCGGGAGCTATGGCGAATTCACAGAAAAGCGTTCTCTGCTGCTGCCGGTCTCAATGTCCGCTTCAGGCTTTGATAGAGAGCCGACCGCCTCAAAGGAAAGCTATCTGACGATGAAAAAGGCCCGGGCCGCGTCAAGCAAACGCATCCGCGACACAGAAAAAACCTCCGCCGAAATAAAACGGGCGGAGGAAAGGCTTGACGAAATAGTCAGACTTTGCGAAACCGAGGCCGCCAGTGATTACGTGCGGCTTACAGAGCTTTATAACGAAAAATCCGAAACAGAAGAAAAACTTCTTGAGCTTTATGAATTTATGGATCAGCTCACGCAGGAACAGAGCTGAGACGCAGGTTCAGACCGGCTTTTCGCTTCCGTCGGCGTTGAAGAGCGGAAGATATTCAAGATATTTAATGTCGGCACGGTTTTTGGCTTCGCCCTCTGCAAGGATCGCCATGCGCCCGACGATTTCTCCTCCCGCTTTGTTCACAAGAGTTTCCAGCGCGCTTATTGATTCTCCCGTGCTGATGACGTCGTCGATGATGAGAACCCTCTTCCCCTTAAGCGCTTCCATGTCGGCACCGTCGAGATAGAGCATCTGCTTTTTGGCGGTGGTGATTGAATTGACTTCGGTGGCAATGATGTCCTTCATATAAAGCTTAGGCGCTTTTCTGGCGAGAAGGTATTTATTGATACCTCTCTGACGCGCCATTTCATATATCAGCGGGATTCCTTTTGATTCGGCTGTTATCGTGATATCATGCTCGGGCGCAAGCCTGTTTAATTCCTTCGCGCAAGCAACGGTAAGCTCCACATCGCCGAATATCACAAACGCCGCAATATAGAGGTCGTCGCTGACCTTGCAAATCGGAAGGCTGCGCTTCACACCTGCCACGGTTATATCATAAAATTCTCTCATTGTTTAAATTACCAAACCTTTCGATTGATCATTACTTCAAATCAAACATCGTTTATTATATCATATTTTAATCATGTTTTCAATACCGCGGTACTGTACGCGCTATTTTTTTCAGTAAGGCATTATGATAAAAAAAGAAATCGGATCGAATTTTATTCTGTTTCTGGCGGCGCTTATATGGGGCCTCGCGTTCGTGGCGCAAAAGTTAGGCGCTGAATTAATAGGGCCATTCACCTTTAACGGGATCAGATTCGCCCTCGGAGCGCTTTCGCTGCTTCCTGTAATAGCAATTTTGAAAAAGATCGGATTATCCTCTTCCAAAGCATCCTTTAAAAAGCTTTTGGCTTACGGCACATTATGCGGCTCGATAATGTTCGTCGCCTCCTGGCTTCAACAATCGGCAATGAAGGATGTCGACGCGGGGAAAGCCGGGTTTATAACCGGGTTTTATATTGTGCTCGTTCCGCTGTTCGGATTGTTTTTAAAGCAGAAGACAAATTTATTTACCTGGATCGGCGCCGCGCTTGCCGTAACCGGGCTTTACTTTTTAAATGTAAATGAAAATATGTCTCTTAATTTTTCGCCCGGAATACTGGCTTTGTTGATCTCAAGCTTTCTCTGGGCAGCGCACATTATCTGTATAGATCACTGCGTTCAGCGCTCGGATGCGCTCAGGCTTTCGTGCGTACAATGCTTCGTATGCTCCGCCCTGAGCATGATCTGCGCCTTTATTTTCGAAAGCGTTACATTGGCTTCGATAAAATCGGCTGCTGTACCGATAGCCTACGGAGGCTTTTTTTCGGTCGGATTGGCATATACATTTCAAGTAATCGGTCAGAAAAATTCCCGCCCGGCAGTCGCCGCGATAGTTTTAAGTCTTGAATCGGTAACAGCCGCAATCGGTGGCGCGCTGATGCTGAAGGAATCCTTGGGCGCAAGAGGCGTTATAGGGTGTGTGCTTATCTTTGCGGGAATAATCGCCTCTCAGCTTAAAACGATCGCATTAAGCGAAGCGGGTATAAAAAACAAATAATCAAACCAAAAATATAGATTAGGAGAAGAGAAACAACATGCTGGATTTTAATAATCTGCTGTCACGGCTATGCCTCGTGCCGTCCGTTTCCAGCCGCGAGGACCGCGCGCACGCTTTTTTCAAAGAACTTTGCGCGCCATATTTCGATGAGGTCTTATGTGACCGTTTCGGAAATGTGATCGCGAAAAAGCTGTGCGGAAAAAAAGGAGCGAAAAAGCTCATGCTCGACGCTCATCTTGATGAAATCGGGCTTGTCGTCACAGAAATATGCGACGGCGGCTTTGTAAAGGTTGCGCCGATAGGCGGCGTAGATACGGGAATACTTCCCGCAATGGAGCTGATTCTTTACGGAAAGGAAACGATTCGCGGCATTGTGGCGGCCGCGCCTCCGCATTTGATTCCGGCCGACAAGCGAGGCAAAAAGCAGGAGATGAGCTCTGTTCTCGTCGACACAGGTTATTCGAGGGAATCTCTCGAAAAAATTATATCTCCAGGAGATCTGATCGGCTTTGACACGAAATTCACAGAGCTTTTGAATAACCGCGCCGCCTCAAAGGGGATGGACGACCGCGCATGCGGGCTTTGTCTTATCGGTGCGGTCGAGCTTGTCTGCGGCAAGGATATTGATTATGATATATACGTCACTCTGAGCATCAGAGAGGAAACGGGCGCTCTCGGAGCAGTCATGGCGGCATATTCCGTAGAGCCCGATTTCGCGATAGTGGTCGACGTGGATCACGCCCGCCTCCCAGGAGACACGGAAAAGGCACGCGATTTGATCGGAGAGGGAGCAAGCATAACATATACGGACACGCTTTGCCGCCATCTCTCGGATGCGCTTGTAAATTCGTCGAAAAATGCCAGGCTTCCTATACAAGTAATCGCGGATACAGGACATACCGGTACAAACGCTCATGAAATGGCCGTGTCGGCAGGCGGAATACCCTGTGTCGTCCTCTCGCTGCCGCTAAAAAACATGCACACGCCTGTGGAATTATGCGATATTTCCGATATGGAAAGCGTCGCAAACGTAATCGCCGCGTTTATAACCGACGGCACATATAAAGGAGAGGGGGAGATTTTGTTTGACAGAACATAATAAAGCGCTTTTGTCCGCGCTCTGCGATATGAACGGAGCGACAGGATGCGAGGACGAAATTAAGGCGTTCATTATAAAAGAGATTTCGCCGTACTGCGACAAGCTGTTTACGGATAAATTCGGCAATCTTATAGCTTTTAAAAAGGGTGAAAAGACGCTTCACCGCCCGTTGATGTTCGACGCTCATATGGATGAAGTCGGATTTATGGTGCGTGCAATCGACGACGAGGGATATATCAAATTCGTTCCGGTCGGTGGCATAGATGCCGGCATTTTACCAGCCAAACGCGTAAAAATCGGCAAAAACAACATAAATGGCGTAATTTCCTCAAAGCCTGTTCATATGCAGAGAAATGACGCCAATAAAAATGACGCGCTTTCAATAGACAAGCTGCTTATCGACATAGGCGCCAAGGACAGAGAAGACGCGCTTTCTCATGTCTCAATAGGAGACTATATACACTTTGATTCCAAAACCGAATTCTTCGGAGAAAACGGCGGCGTGATTAAAGCAAAGGCGCTTGACGACAGGCTCGGATGCTATCTTCTCATTAACGCAATGCGTGAAACGACCGCGCTTGAATATGACACATACTTCTGCTTTTCAGTACAGGAGGAAACAGGGCTTCGCGGAGCGGCGGTTGCCGCCCATAACCTTTGCCCCTCCGTGGCAGTCGCGCTCGACGCCACAACGGCGGGAGATATGCCCGGAGTCAGCGGAATGGACGTCGTCTGCCGCCAGGGAGAAGGAGGGGTTTTGTCTCTTATTGACGGCGCCGCCATCTATGACAAAGAGCTTCTTTTCACAGTTATGGACGAAGCCAAAGCGCGCGGCATAAAGCATCAGCTTAAAACACGACCGTCCGGCGGAAACGATGCCGCCGCTCTTCAGCGCGCAGGATACGGGGCAAGAGTATGCGCCATGAGCGCGCCCTCGAGATATATCCATTCCCCCTCATCTACCGTCCGTGTGGAGGATGTCGATTCAATGCAGGCGATGATCGGCGTTATGATACATGTATGCGGCAAGTTTGCCGAAAACGAATAAGGAGATAAAATCATGAAGATTTACGATACATTAAAAAAATTCAACGCGGTTCTTTCCGTATCAGGATCCGAACAGGAAATGGCAAAGACTATTACCGAAATCATCAGCCCCTTTGTCGATGAAATACACGCAGACGCAATGGGGAATCTCATTGCGTTAAAGAAAAGCACACGCGAAAACGCGGAAAAGCTCATGTTGTCGGCGCATATGGATCATATCGGATTTATGGTTATGGATATTGATTCTGACGGACGGGCCCGTGTCGCCCCTATCGGCGGGATCTCCGCAATAGCCGCGTCTTATTCGGTCGTGAGCTTCGCATCAGGACTGAAAGGCGTTCTCGTGCCGGAATCCGGGACGGCCGCCGCGGATATTAAAGCCGAAAAGCTGTATGTGGATTTTGGAACTCCCGGTAAAAAGGCGATAGAAAAGAAGGTAAGGATTGGTGATGTATGCGCCGTTTGTCTTCCTCTGACGAGGCTTTCCGGAGGCTGTGTTTCCGGTTCATTTATGGATAATAAGATAAGCTGCGCATGTCTTATCGAGACAGCGCGTGAGCTTGCTTCCGGAAAAGAGCTTTCTCTTCCTTATGATGTATATTTTGTATTTACGGCGCAGGAGGAGGTAGGATGCCGCGGAGCAAAAACGGCCGCTTATTCCATAGCGCCGGATTACGGCATAAACGTCGACATATATCCGGCAGCTGACGTCATCGGAGGAAAGAGCGGACTGAAGCTCGGAGCGGGCCCGAGCATAAAAATAAAGGACGCGAGCGTACTCTGCACTTTCCCGATGATAAAGCATCTGAAGGCATCCGCGGAGGAAGCAGATATTAAATATCAGATAGAGGTCGCGACCTTCGGAGGTACAGATACCTCATCCGTTATAACTTCACACGGCGGA
The Oscillospiraceae bacterium genome window above contains:
- a CDS encoding family 20 glycosylhydrolase: MNFNFFGATNELEGGITEIAEELGVGLSGCGCGCKCECTVTIEVTQKDGADIELCYSEGKARITYDKKHHFFRAFGLLVENIKKGQNSFCIKETPKFTMNGPMFDVSQGSAVINVKSAKKFLRQMALMGLNMLMFYCEDSFDVKNQPYFGYMRARYSEADIRECDEYADMLGIELIPCIQTLAHLVDVLKWYEVYSSIREDDECLFVGEEETYKFITDVIKSATAPFKTKRVHIGMDEAWKLGRGSYLSKHGYTPITEIMKIHLNRVMEIVRSLGLKPMMWSDMFFRSIGNGDYYQPDVEIPQSVIDSVPPEMQLVLWDYYHNDPDFYEKFLIQHRKFSEPIFAGGIWTWIGFGPHWDRTFRSTEAALDTCKKLGIKEVFVTIWGDNGTEAPANVNMLGLSLYAEHGYCDKLDMEKFKERFEFCTGAKYDDFMLLEDLDNTPGVSSTAETSYNPSKYLMWQDILTGLFDKNSEGLPFDAHYAALAEKLKACVGRNGYFDEMFRFYYNVANTLAIKAEMGLKITKAYKENDRITLETLAENELPELKQRMLALRESHYRLWFDLYKALGWDVFDMRYGSLVTRIDTAAREIKDYLDGKLEKLEELEEQRLDYNGNSGVISYANYFGRIVSASRIAPFC
- a CDS encoding family 20 glycosylhydrolase, which produces MFNIDKALIPRPQQMMSSGESVELARFAQSDFSFICDYPDDAVCLEAFRLVSDAFIAKSAAVSNPEADYTIVLRVNACDKRLSAIEKPESYVIDITGEKAELCGADPSGLFYAATTFVRLIHGEDSRSVLPLCTIIDYPDFSDRGQFIENRFGSDFMTKEDWFAAIDYFAEMKLNQITIGVYGCWCVQYDNRISEFLYLPIKKYPQLQTPRDIKYYSVEQRKWIYRHDVLPVMFTDDYLGEVIAYAKKKNIIVKPLFNSLGHNTLIPRLIPEISARNENGEPTGHYFCTSDENTYRVMYDIYDEIIDRYLKPNGITAIEIGLDEVYAGYGESEKDVFTQFSPRCMCEKCRGKEFPDLMIEYIIKICRYLKSKGMKSIYIYHDMLMHHFDCINEKLAERFKEADIYDVVVLDWWSYSATPHLFRGETDKVNSCFRSIMKPFSGYYHWVLPLEFHDNINGCAKLAKEKNFEGIESYGSFDYSFDRSFLYQSDLSWNISSAENISDFYERYAYRYYPHAFEDAYKALDNMREIMIGEAAPNYAWELEYYLYTYPNPDKPYPHRFPDEAFAKILAAKDTYYHYFAKTKALAAEAISFFKGEKKQCKSPEAINNVWLTTALHYYTLCDEFESLVSDVEAFNIGKLSARGLIFELDRLITAREALMKQAEKTRIKANGYVLLRNMSVYLRSLLDMRAYIANRINSELKFKLDLTDLSEIRSEGFAFLQ
- a CDS encoding ECF transporter S component — translated: MNSNPKSVKKINTGKMARLAILTAIIFILGLTKLGYIQFGVIEITTVLIPVAIGAIILGPGAGAFLGAMFGLTSFIQCFGMSPFGAALLAVNPILTFITCMIPRILCGWLAGLVFKAFSNFKGKGAKILSFPVSALSCAVFNTVFFVISFMLLFSSTSFMTELRAGRALMPFLAWFVGLNGLVEAIVCFIVAAAVAKALAKYIPGK
- a CDS encoding ABC-F family ATP-binding cassette domain-containing protein, producing the protein MTVIGCNNLSLSFGSETLLEDITLAINEGDKLAVVGVNGAGKTTFLKLICGELEPSSGSIFITKGKTIGKLDQHSALDPDSTVFGAMLAVFSSLTDAERRINSLEAEMRSECHETAQRAAGEYSRLYEEYTRSGGLEYKSRIKSTLNRLGFGDELFELEISGLSGGQKTTLALARLLLEAPDILVLDEPTNHLDLKSTEWLEEHLKKLGCTLIVVSHDRYFLDRVTTQTFEIENKHGTFYSCAFSEYRERKRANREIAEKQYRNQQKEIERLRAYIEQQRRWNRERNIIAAESREKAIDRMIKVEKPSALPSELSFSFAETTSSGNDVLMTDGLSMGFGDNRLFNDVGFEVKKGERFFIIGSNGCGKSTLLKILTGTYIPLGGRFEFGYNCRIGYYDQESQGLDDGNTVFGELWDGTDMKESEARALLAMFMFRGDDVFKEVKVLSGGERARLTLAKLMQRKVNVLILDEPTNHLDINSREALESALGKFDGTVIAVSHDRYFINRLATHILEIIPETHSAIDFIGSYGEFTEKRSLLLPVSMSASGFDREPTASKESYLTMKKARAASSKRIRDTEKTSAEIKRAEERLDEIVRLCETEAASDYVRLTELYNEKSETEEKLLELYEFMDQLTQEQS
- a CDS encoding phosphoribosyltransferase family protein: MREFYDITVAGVKRSLPICKVSDDLYIAAFVIFGDVELTVACAKELNRLAPEHDITITAESKGIPLIYEMARQRGINKYLLARKAPKLYMKDIIATEVNSITTAKKQMLYLDGADMEALKGKRVLIIDDVISTGESISALETLVNKAGGEIVGRMAILAEGEAKNRADIKYLEYLPLFNADGSEKPV
- a CDS encoding DMT family transporter — its product is MIKKEIGSNFILFLAALIWGLAFVAQKLGAELIGPFTFNGIRFALGALSLLPVIAILKKIGLSSSKASFKKLLAYGTLCGSIMFVASWLQQSAMKDVDAGKAGFITGFYIVLVPLFGLFLKQKTNLFTWIGAALAVTGLYFLNVNENMSLNFSPGILALLISSFLWAAHIICIDHCVQRSDALRLSCVQCFVCSALSMICAFIFESVTLASIKSAAVPIAYGGFFSVGLAYTFQVIGQKNSRPAVAAIVLSLESVTAAIGGALMLKESLGARGVIGCVLIFAGIIASQLKTIALSEAGIKNK
- a CDS encoding M42 family metallopeptidase, yielding MTEHNKALLSALCDMNGATGCEDEIKAFIIKEISPYCDKLFTDKFGNLIAFKKGEKTLHRPLMFDAHMDEVGFMVRAIDDEGYIKFVPVGGIDAGILPAKRVKIGKNNINGVISSKPVHMQRNDANKNDALSIDKLLIDIGAKDREDALSHVSIGDYIHFDSKTEFFGENGGVIKAKALDDRLGCYLLINAMRETTALEYDTYFCFSVQEETGLRGAAVAAHNLCPSVAVALDATTAGDMPGVSGMDVVCRQGEGGVLSLIDGAAIYDKELLFTVMDEAKARGIKHQLKTRPSGGNDAAALQRAGYGARVCAMSAPSRYIHSPSSTVRVEDVDSMQAMIGVMIHVCGKFAENE